Proteins encoded in a region of the Nicotiana tomentosiformis chromosome 9, ASM39032v3, whole genome shotgun sequence genome:
- the LOC138898949 gene encoding uncharacterized protein translates to MEKVKIIKERLQIAQSRQKSYSDVRRRDLEFKEDDWVFLNVSLVKGVMRFGNKGKLNLRYVGPYRIIQRIGEVAYKLELPPEMSLVHPVFHVTIFKKVVGDPTFIVPVETIEVEEATWEAKEEMKKKYPYLFG, encoded by the exons atggaaaaagttaaaatcattaaggagcggttgcaGATTGCTCAGAGTCGacagaagtcctattcagatgttcgtcgtagggatttagagttcaaagaagatgattgggtattcttaaatGTTTCCCTcgtgaaaggtgtaatgcgatttggaaataaaggaaaattgaatctgaggtatgtcggaccgtacagaatcatacagaggatcggtgaggtggcgtacaagcttgagctaccacctgagatgtcattagtgcatcCTGTATTTCATGTAACTATATttaagaaagtagttggagacccgacattcattgttccggttgaaactattgag gttgaagaggctacttgggaggccaaggaagaaatgaagaaaaagtatccttatttgtttggaTAG
- the LOC138898950 gene encoding uncharacterized protein encodes MSPKKKARTGQRANVTPGVAVDPIFDDAGENPRSENIPPVTTLLDSTIIDQTALVPTPTEGCGTAGGGVQSSGGSVRFYGMRGRQNLEASPDVVTGIFTVQSHDVYALIDQGSTLSYVTPYVAVEFGMEPEHLHEPFSVSTPVGESILVAWVYRDCVIMLHGQDTVVDLI; translated from the exons ATGtcgcctaagaagaaggcaagaactggccaaagagccaatgtcaccccaggagtggcagttgatcctatatttgatgatgcgggtgagaacccaaggagtgagaatattcctccagttactacactgcttGATTCTACTATAATTGACCAGACCGCacttgtccctacacctactgagg GGTGTGGTACAGCTGGGGGTGGAgtacagagttcgggaggatccgtCCGTTTCTATggtatgaggggtcgccagaatttagaggcttctccagatgttgtcacaggtatatttactgtccaatctcatgatgtgtatgctcttattgatcaaggttccactttgtcatatgtcactccttatgttgctgtGGAATTTGGAATGGAACCGGAACatcttcatgagccgttctctgtatctactccggttggtgagtctattttggtcgcgtgggtttatagggattgtgttatcATGTTGCATGGTCAGGATACCGTGGTTGATCTTATTTAA